One genomic region from Polyangium spumosum encodes:
- a CDS encoding DUF4423 domain-containing protein, with product MRYKLAYFAEIAKDFCRALRGRRSQRQLSRRLGYGTNVAFGWESGRRFPTLPTLLRVAAYNGIDVHRALSDFVRQESALGADVAVSDPALTAILFQALKGGLSNAEIGARIGRSASQVSRFMAGTSQPRLPDVLAIVDATTDRLLDFLALFVPPSGLPSVARDLRVLEERRRIATELPWSHAVLRVLELASYAALSCHDDAWVAARLGLPEDEVRACLEALLRAGLVRWQEGRYAATAETVDMTRGAAEPRQRLKAHWLDVAARRQLRGDPGLYSYNLVSVARADLERLRALHVRYFHELRQIVSDSREPDCVALVAMQLFELGA from the coding sequence ATGCGATACAAGCTGGCGTACTTTGCCGAGATCGCGAAGGATTTCTGCCGAGCGCTCCGCGGCCGGCGCTCGCAACGGCAGCTCAGCCGGCGGCTCGGGTACGGGACGAACGTCGCCTTCGGCTGGGAGTCCGGGCGGCGTTTTCCCACGCTGCCCACCCTGCTGCGCGTCGCGGCGTACAACGGCATCGACGTTCATCGCGCGCTCTCGGATTTCGTGCGTCAGGAGTCGGCCCTCGGCGCGGACGTCGCCGTCTCCGACCCGGCCCTCACGGCGATCCTCTTTCAGGCCCTCAAAGGAGGCCTGAGCAACGCCGAGATCGGCGCGCGTATCGGGCGCAGCGCGTCGCAGGTGTCGCGCTTCATGGCCGGCACGTCCCAGCCGCGGCTCCCCGACGTGCTGGCCATCGTCGACGCGACCACCGACCGGCTCCTCGATTTCCTCGCCCTTTTCGTCCCCCCGAGCGGGTTGCCCTCGGTCGCGCGTGACCTTCGCGTGCTGGAGGAGCGCCGACGGATCGCCACCGAGCTGCCCTGGTCGCACGCCGTCCTGCGTGTCCTCGAGCTCGCGAGTTACGCCGCCCTCTCTTGCCATGACGACGCCTGGGTCGCCGCGCGCCTCGGTTTGCCCGAGGACGAGGTGCGCGCTTGCCTCGAAGCCCTGTTGCGGGCGGGCCTGGTCCGATGGCAGGAGGGGCGGTACGCCGCCACGGCCGAGACGGTCGACATGACCCGCGGCGCGGCCGAGCCGCGACAACGATTGAAGGCGCACTGGCTCGACGTCGCCGCGCGCCGGCAGCTTCGCGGCGATCCGGGCCTGTATTCCTACAACCTGGTCAGCGTCGCGCGCGCCGACCTCGAGCGGCTGCGCGCCTTGCACGTGCGATATTTCCACGAGCTTCGGCAGATCGTATCGGACTCGCGCGAGCCCGATTGTGTCGCGCTGGTGGCGATGCAGCTCTTCGAGCTCGGCGCGTGA
- a CDS encoding MFS transporter: MSSIHATHVADAPTGAELSRSLVLLLAAGAGLSVASLYYSQPMLGVLGAELHADDRLVGLLPMATQLGYALGILLLAPLGDRYDRRLIILAKAALLSLALLVGGFAPGVGSLLGASLAVGLTATLAQDIVPAAATLAPESQRGKVVGTVMTGLLLGILLSRVVSGLVAEHLGWRAVYIAASAGIAMIGVVTWRGLPRFAPTTQLGYRALMGSLVALWRRYPALRQATLSQALLSLGFSAFWSTLAVMLRESFHLGSAAAGAFGLAGAAGALAAPLAGRLSDRRGPELVTRLGAGLTAVSFASMGLSPLLPTPAQLGLLLVAAIGFDFGIQASLIAHQTLVYGIEPGARSRLNALLVTGMFIGMAAGAALGSVALSQWGWMGVVALSTAASIAALAARMSGRTGTERGAART, translated from the coding sequence ATGTCATCCATTCATGCCACGCATGTCGCCGACGCTCCGACCGGGGCCGAGCTCTCGCGTTCGCTCGTGCTCCTCCTGGCCGCCGGCGCCGGGCTGAGCGTCGCGTCGCTCTATTACAGTCAGCCGATGCTCGGGGTGCTCGGCGCGGAGCTCCACGCCGACGACCGGCTCGTGGGCCTCTTGCCGATGGCGACGCAGCTCGGTTATGCCCTGGGGATCTTGCTGCTCGCCCCCTTGGGCGACCGCTACGACCGGCGCCTCATCATCCTGGCGAAGGCCGCGTTGCTCTCCTTGGCGCTCCTCGTGGGCGGCTTCGCCCCGGGGGTCGGCTCGCTGCTCGGGGCGAGCCTGGCCGTCGGGCTGACGGCGACGCTCGCGCAGGACATCGTGCCGGCCGCCGCGACCCTGGCGCCGGAATCGCAACGCGGCAAGGTCGTGGGCACGGTCATGACCGGCCTGCTCCTCGGCATCCTGCTCTCGCGCGTGGTCAGCGGCCTCGTGGCCGAACATCTCGGCTGGCGCGCCGTGTACATCGCCGCCTCGGCGGGCATTGCGATGATCGGCGTCGTCACGTGGCGGGGCCTGCCGCGTTTCGCGCCCACGACCCAGCTCGGTTATCGCGCCTTGATGGGCTCGCTGGTCGCGTTATGGCGCCGTTACCCGGCGCTGCGCCAGGCGACGCTCTCGCAGGCATTGCTGTCTCTCGGCTTCAGCGCCTTCTGGTCGACGCTCGCGGTCATGCTGCGCGAGAGCTTCCACCTGGGCAGCGCCGCCGCCGGCGCGTTCGGGCTGGCCGGCGCGGCGGGCGCCCTCGCCGCGCCGCTGGCCGGGCGTCTCTCCGACCGACGCGGACCGGAGCTCGTCACGCGCCTCGGCGCAGGGTTGACCGCGGTGTCGTTCGCGAGCATGGGGCTCTCCCCCCTCTTGCCGACCCCGGCGCAGCTCGGCCTGCTCCTCGTCGCCGCGATCGGCTTCGACTTCGGCATCCAGGCCTCGCTGATCGCGCACCAGACCCTGGTGTATGGCATCGAGCCCGGCGCGCGGAGCCGCCTGAACGCGCTCCTCGTGACCGGTATGTTCATCGGCATGGCCGCAGGCGCGGCGCTCGGCAGCGTGGCGCTCTCGCAATGGGGCTGGATGGGCGTCGTCGCGCTCTCGACGGCGGCCTCCATCGCCGCGCTGGCAGCGCGGATGTCAGGTCGAACGGGCACGGAGCGCGGCGCGGCGCGCACGTGA
- a CDS encoding lipase family protein: protein MNLLDRRARGLLLCSTLALAACGGDENPPPPPAGPGTPELPAPLVAGTPETDALADAPARCGQADHAWQRDLSLGEVTTHRATATYPKGLLDAIAAEALGDLPVSLKYDVVTHAFTYVTQDRGETVEATALLAWPTTVPEDAEALPTLMVLHGTSGFTDGCGPSSATETAALAAALASTGYIVVAPDYIGLKNEAPPTGFLHPYLVGQATAIASLDAARAVLRLPEEIREGGARPSARLVVVGGSQGGHAALWVDRLAPYYARELDIMGIAATVPPADLLGEGTLALTTKRDSTANIIAFYGASAGWYGADDKLAEVLLPPLDQDVPAALGSGCDPGDVLSGSEMLSSMFQPALLDAVASGKLGELAPWGCMATENGLPTTSVSRIQKDAASYGILFVTGESDTLVDTPTERAAFEALCEAGMPMRYLECAGASHTKATTWALPEILTFLEERVAGKPFEKACAAGAPVTCAGTPAP from the coding sequence ATGAACCTTTTGGATCGCCGCGCGCGCGGCCTTCTCCTTTGCAGCACCCTCGCCCTCGCCGCCTGCGGCGGTGACGAAAATCCCCCTCCCCCTCCCGCGGGCCCGGGTACGCCGGAGCTGCCGGCCCCCCTGGTCGCGGGGACGCCCGAGACCGACGCCCTCGCCGACGCCCCGGCCCGCTGCGGGCAGGCCGACCACGCCTGGCAGAGGGATCTCTCGCTCGGCGAGGTCACCACGCATCGGGCGACGGCCACCTATCCCAAGGGCCTGCTCGACGCAATCGCGGCCGAGGCGCTCGGCGACCTGCCCGTCTCGCTGAAGTACGACGTCGTGACCCACGCCTTCACGTACGTGACGCAGGATCGCGGCGAGACGGTGGAGGCGACGGCGCTGCTCGCGTGGCCGACGACCGTCCCCGAGGACGCCGAGGCGCTGCCGACGCTGATGGTCCTGCACGGCACGAGCGGATTCACGGATGGATGTGGCCCGAGCTCGGCGACGGAGACCGCGGCGCTCGCGGCCGCGCTCGCGTCGACCGGCTACATCGTCGTGGCGCCCGATTACATCGGCCTCAAGAACGAGGCGCCGCCCACGGGCTTCTTGCATCCGTATCTGGTCGGTCAGGCGACGGCCATCGCCTCGCTCGACGCGGCCCGCGCGGTGCTGCGCCTGCCCGAGGAGATCCGCGAGGGCGGCGCGCGGCCCTCGGCGCGCCTCGTGGTGGTGGGCGGATCGCAGGGCGGGCACGCGGCGCTCTGGGTCGATCGTCTCGCGCCTTATTATGCGCGCGAGCTCGACATCATGGGCATCGCGGCCACGGTCCCGCCCGCGGACCTGCTCGGCGAGGGCACGCTCGCGCTCACCACGAAGCGAGACTCCACCGCCAACATCATCGCCTTTTACGGCGCGAGCGCAGGGTGGTACGGCGCGGATGACAAGCTCGCGGAGGTGCTGCTCCCGCCGCTCGATCAGGACGTGCCCGCGGCCCTGGGATCGGGCTGTGATCCCGGGGATGTCCTCTCGGGCAGCGAGATGCTCTCGTCGATGTTCCAGCCCGCGCTGCTCGACGCCGTCGCGTCGGGCAAGCTCGGCGAGCTCGCGCCGTGGGGCTGTATGGCCACCGAGAATGGCTTGCCCACCACGAGCGTGTCGCGCATCCAGAAGGACGCGGCGAGTTATGGCATCCTCTTCGTCACGGGCGAGTCGGACACGCTCGTCGACACGCCGACCGAACGTGCTGCATTCGAGGCGCTGTGCGAGGCGGGGATGCCCATGCGTTACCTCGAGTGCGCCGGCGCCTCGCACACGAAGGCCACGACGTGGGCGCTGCCGGAGATCCTGACCTTCCTCGAGGAGCGCGTCGCGGGCAAACCCTTCGAGAAGGCCTGCGCCGCGGGCGCCCCCGTCACCTGCGCGGGGACCCCGGCGCCCTGA
- the smpB gene encoding SsrA-binding protein SmpB, with protein sequence MNERKQSGEHVIARNRAATFHYELSDRYEAGIVLRGSEVKSLREGRVHLTDAYAVVERGEVWLRNMHIASFLHARAFPHDERSARKLLLHASEIRQIERAIMREGYTLVPLDLHFRNGHVKVALGVGRGKKVHDKRAAIAERTEEREALQELRARQRRGG encoded by the coding sequence ATGAACGAGCGAAAGCAGAGCGGCGAGCACGTCATCGCGCGGAACCGCGCGGCGACGTTTCATTACGAGCTGTCGGACCGGTACGAGGCGGGCATCGTGCTGCGCGGGAGCGAGGTGAAGTCGCTGCGTGAGGGGCGCGTGCACCTGACCGACGCGTACGCGGTGGTCGAGCGTGGCGAGGTATGGCTGAGGAACATGCACATTGCGTCCTTCCTCCACGCGCGCGCGTTCCCGCACGACGAGCGCAGCGCGCGCAAGCTGCTCCTCCACGCGAGCGAGATCCGGCAGATCGAGCGCGCCATCATGCGCGAGGGCTACACGCTCGTGCCGCTCGACCTGCATTTCCGGAATGGCCACGTGAAGGTGGCCCTCGGCGTCGGCCGCGGGAAGAAGGTGCACGACAAGCGCGCCGCCATCGCCGAGCGCACGGAGGAACGCGAAGCGCTGCAAGAGCTGCGCGCCCGACAGCGCCGCGGGGGGTGA
- a CDS encoding choice-of-anchor J domain-containing protein — protein sequence MDDEVMHGRIRNFLPLLLLPVTWMLASCTVGEVPISEDAGPVEEDAGPDLGPCGVDCSKFETPQCMVAVCNTGQVAGPLNTCVVVPAPKGTGCDDGKFCTTNDTCDNGTCVGGTQNTCGITNPECSSIICYEELKSCDTLPVNDGTPCSPKDLCQINGVCKIGQCVGEPKDCTFSPLSECNQVSCDPATGKCVGKPDPTKDNVPCVLTGDLCTVNRRCSSGQCVGGAPKDCSALNVGCQRGECDPANGLCSPAPAPVGTTCTDGIAECQVGSCDVKGECLASLAANGSPCNDYNACTSGEQCVAGACEGGGPVTTCSTYLHEGFEVCPSDWTFGGDWECGTPDNVGPASAHIGSGVLATQVAGLYHVNQLFTSAVASSPPIDLTGATSPMVSFWAWVHTEGGSFDGWNLKVSTNGGQSFSTVTAVTPAYSLNILSQPAWGGDQSGVGWQPYMADLSAYAGQTVILRFAFRSDGATVFPGVYVDEVVVAEPLQIPTYITTTSPLPDVYAGMAYSAQIAKVGGTANALWSIKPGGQNTAWMTIDPATGLLGGTPSAAEAGPVTVTVRVAEEPMLPSNYAEKTFTFNVKSNAYYTSFEGACPDGWTLTGDWQCGVPSSVGPATAYVGTQCLATQLASNYNVLQTWAGTTATSPDIDLTASANPKLTFRMWLHTEGSTYDGVNLKISTDGGMTYSVLNSVLPPYPLTIATQPAWGGNQSALGWQLFQADLSAYAGQVVRLRFGFQSDSSGTHPGVYIDDIFIE from the coding sequence ATGGATGACGAGGTTATGCACGGTCGCATCAGAAACTTTCTTCCTTTGCTCTTGCTCCCGGTGACCTGGATGCTCGCGAGCTGCACCGTGGGCGAGGTACCCATCAGCGAAGATGCTGGCCCCGTCGAAGAAGACGCGGGGCCGGATCTCGGGCCTTGCGGCGTGGACTGCTCGAAGTTCGAGACGCCGCAGTGCATGGTCGCGGTGTGCAACACCGGGCAGGTGGCCGGTCCGCTGAACACCTGCGTCGTGGTCCCCGCGCCGAAGGGCACCGGCTGCGACGACGGGAAGTTCTGCACCACGAACGACACCTGCGACAACGGCACGTGCGTCGGCGGCACCCAGAACACCTGCGGGATCACGAACCCGGAGTGCTCGTCGATCATTTGCTACGAAGAATTGAAGTCCTGCGACACCCTGCCGGTGAACGACGGGACGCCGTGCAGCCCGAAGGACCTCTGCCAGATCAACGGCGTATGCAAGATCGGTCAGTGCGTGGGCGAGCCCAAGGACTGCACGTTCTCGCCGCTGAGCGAGTGCAACCAGGTGTCCTGCGATCCGGCCACGGGCAAGTGCGTCGGTAAACCCGACCCCACCAAGGACAACGTCCCGTGCGTGCTCACGGGCGACCTTTGCACCGTCAACCGGCGGTGCTCGTCCGGGCAATGCGTGGGCGGCGCGCCCAAGGATTGCTCGGCGCTCAACGTCGGCTGCCAGCGAGGCGAGTGCGACCCCGCGAACGGCCTCTGCTCCCCGGCGCCCGCGCCGGTCGGCACCACCTGCACCGACGGCATCGCCGAGTGCCAGGTGGGCTCGTGCGACGTGAAAGGCGAGTGCCTCGCCTCGCTCGCGGCCAATGGCAGCCCGTGCAACGACTACAACGCTTGCACCAGCGGCGAGCAATGCGTGGCCGGCGCTTGCGAGGGCGGCGGCCCGGTCACGACCTGCTCGACGTACCTCCACGAGGGCTTCGAGGTCTGCCCGAGCGACTGGACCTTCGGCGGCGACTGGGAGTGCGGCACGCCCGATAACGTGGGGCCGGCCTCGGCGCACATCGGCAGCGGCGTCCTCGCCACGCAGGTCGCCGGCCTGTACCACGTCAATCAGCTCTTCACGTCCGCCGTCGCGAGCTCGCCGCCCATCGACCTGACCGGGGCGACGAGCCCGATGGTCTCCTTCTGGGCCTGGGTCCACACGGAGGGCGGCTCGTTCGACGGCTGGAACCTGAAGGTCAGCACGAACGGCGGGCAGAGCTTCTCGACGGTCACGGCCGTGACGCCGGCCTACAGCCTGAACATCCTCAGCCAGCCCGCGTGGGGCGGTGATCAGTCGGGGGTGGGCTGGCAGCCTTATATGGCGGATCTGAGCGCCTATGCCGGACAGACGGTCATCCTGCGCTTCGCGTTCCGCAGCGACGGCGCCACGGTCTTCCCGGGCGTCTACGTCGACGAGGTCGTCGTCGCCGAGCCGCTGCAGATCCCGACCTATATCACCACGACGTCGCCGCTGCCGGACGTGTATGCGGGGATGGCCTATTCGGCGCAGATCGCCAAGGTGGGCGGCACGGCGAACGCGCTCTGGAGCATCAAGCCCGGCGGCCAGAACACGGCCTGGATGACCATCGATCCGGCGACCGGTTTGCTCGGGGGCACGCCCTCGGCGGCGGAGGCCGGGCCGGTGACGGTCACCGTGCGCGTCGCGGAGGAGCCGATGTTGCCCTCGAACTACGCGGAGAAGACGTTCACCTTCAACGTCAAGTCGAATGCGTACTACACGAGCTTCGAGGGCGCGTGCCCGGACGGCTGGACGTTGACCGGCGATTGGCAGTGCGGCGTCCCCTCGAGCGTCGGCCCCGCGACCGCATACGTCGGGACGCAGTGCCTCGCCACGCAGCTCGCCAGCAATTACAACGTCCTTCAGACGTGGGCGGGGACGACCGCGACGTCACCCGACATCGACCTCACGGCCTCGGCGAACCCGAAGCTGACGTTCCGGATGTGGCTCCATACCGAGGGCTCGACGTACGACGGCGTCAACCTGAAGATCAGCACCGACGGCGGGATGACCTATTCGGTCCTGAACAGCGTCTTGCCGCCGTACCCGCTGACCATCGCCACCCAGCCCGCGTGGGGTGGGAACCAGTCCGCGCTCGGCTGGCAGCTCTTCCAGGCCGATCTCTCGGCTTATGCGGGTCAGGTCGTCCGCCTGCGCTTCGGCTTCCAGAGCGATTCTTCCGGGACCCACCCCGGTGTCTACATCGACGATATCTTCATCGAGTGA
- a CDS encoding adenylate/guanylate cyclase domain-containing protein, whose product MATIHYAPDGISVDAPEGQTLLAAALSAGVPHIRACGGNARCSTCRVVVLEGLEHVDPRNEREQSLAEWFGLPPSVRMACQTTTRGPVRVRRLALDQEDVQIISRLRAGKAAALGARLPVAILVADIRGFTEFSASLEPYDVIYVLNRYFEAMGRVVAAEGGFINNYMGDGLSALFGADGQPEAASRAVRAALGMLEATAQLAPYLVTSHGRAFDIGIGIHLDEVVVGPAGASDTKLVAAMGGAVDFACRVESANEEVGSRLLVSEPVYRAVADKVSVGRTARIAAKRGPADCALHEITALR is encoded by the coding sequence ATGGCCACGATCCACTACGCGCCCGACGGGATCTCCGTCGATGCCCCGGAAGGACAGACTCTCCTCGCCGCCGCGCTCTCCGCGGGCGTTCCGCACATTCGCGCCTGCGGCGGCAATGCGCGCTGCTCCACGTGCCGCGTGGTCGTGCTCGAGGGGCTCGAGCACGTCGACCCTCGCAATGAGCGGGAGCAGTCGCTCGCCGAATGGTTCGGGCTGCCGCCGAGCGTCCGCATGGCGTGCCAGACGACCACGCGTGGCCCCGTCCGCGTCCGCAGGCTGGCGCTCGATCAGGAGGACGTGCAGATCATCAGCCGTCTCCGCGCGGGGAAGGCGGCCGCGCTCGGGGCCAGGCTGCCCGTCGCGATCCTCGTCGCCGATATCCGCGGCTTCACGGAGTTCTCGGCGTCGCTCGAGCCGTATGACGTGATTTACGTGCTGAATCGTTACTTCGAGGCCATGGGGCGCGTCGTCGCGGCCGAGGGAGGCTTCATCAACAACTACATGGGTGACGGCCTCTCGGCGCTCTTCGGCGCGGACGGGCAGCCGGAGGCGGCCTCGCGCGCGGTGCGGGCGGCGCTCGGGATGCTCGAAGCCACGGCGCAGCTCGCGCCGTACCTCGTGACGAGCCATGGCCGGGCCTTCGACATCGGGATCGGGATCCACCTCGACGAGGTCGTGGTCGGGCCCGCGGGCGCGAGCGACACGAAGCTCGTCGCTGCCATGGGCGGCGCGGTCGACTTCGCCTGCCGCGTCGAATCGGCGAACGAGGAGGTCGGCAGCCGGCTCCTCGTCTCGGAGCCCGTCTACCGCGCGGTCGCGGACAAGGTCTCCGTGGGGCGGACGGCGCGTATCGCGGCAAAACGAGGTCCGGCCGACTGCGCGCTGCACGAGATCACGGCCCTCCGCTGA
- a CDS encoding metallophosphoesterase, with the protein MHPRIRSSSLVFLVFALTACDKSIPEPGPAAAPITTGPKVASGAPTPTATAAPTPVQRIAAPARIVAIGDVHGDLAATRAALRMAGAIDEKDHWVGKDLMIVQVGDEIDRGDEDRDILDLFERLADEAKRAGGAVIALNGNHEVMNVQLDLRYVTDDAFKDFVGVSGVATADRRLDRVAEPARARAAAFLPGGPYAKMLAKRDLIAVVGDTVFVHGGISPKHVRYGIDRMNREARAWMDGSAKDVPAIITAEDGPVWLRRYSAAPGPEDCRVLKETLALIPAKRMVVGHTVQRGGITSACDEQVWRIDVGMSKYYGGKPEVLEIKGAEVRPLRSND; encoded by the coding sequence ATGCACCCGCGGATCCGCTCGTCCTCCCTCGTTTTCCTCGTCTTCGCCCTCACCGCCTGCGACAAGAGCATCCCGGAGCCGGGCCCCGCGGCGGCCCCGATCACCACGGGGCCGAAGGTGGCCTCCGGCGCCCCCACGCCGACCGCCACGGCGGCCCCCACGCCGGTGCAGCGTATTGCCGCGCCGGCGAGGATCGTCGCGATCGGCGACGTCCACGGCGACCTCGCGGCGACACGCGCGGCGCTTCGAATGGCCGGGGCGATCGACGAGAAGGATCACTGGGTCGGCAAGGATCTCATGATCGTGCAGGTCGGAGACGAGATCGATCGCGGCGACGAGGATCGCGACATCCTCGACCTCTTCGAGCGCCTCGCCGACGAGGCCAAACGCGCGGGCGGCGCCGTGATCGCGCTCAACGGCAACCACGAGGTGATGAACGTCCAGCTCGATCTCCGCTACGTGACCGACGACGCATTCAAGGATTTCGTGGGGGTCTCCGGCGTCGCGACCGCGGATCGGCGCCTCGACCGCGTGGCGGAGCCGGCCAGGGCGCGCGCGGCCGCGTTTCTCCCCGGCGGCCCGTATGCGAAGATGCTCGCGAAGCGCGACCTCATCGCCGTCGTCGGCGACACGGTCTTCGTGCATGGGGGCATCTCGCCCAAGCACGTCCGTTATGGCATCGATCGCATGAACCGCGAGGCGCGCGCCTGGATGGACGGCTCTGCGAAGGACGTGCCCGCGATCATCACCGCGGAGGACGGCCCTGTCTGGCTGCGGCGTTACTCGGCCGCGCCCGGTCCGGAGGACTGTCGTGTGCTGAAGGAGACCCTGGCGTTGATCCCGGCCAAACGTATGGTCGTCGGCCACACGGTGCAGCGCGGCGGCATCACCTCCGCGTGTGACGAGCAGGTCTGGCGTATCGACGTGGGGATGTCGAAGTACTACGGGGGCAAACCCGAGGTGCTGGAGATCAAGGGCGCGGAGGTGCGCCCGCTCCGTTCGAACGATTAG